The Thamnophis elegans isolate rThaEle1 chromosome Z, rThaEle1.pri, whole genome shotgun sequence genome contains a region encoding:
- the ARL4D gene encoding ADP-ribosylation factor-like protein 4D yields MTMGNQLAPVPPFLPHLQALHVVVVGLDAAGKTSLLYRLKFQEFIKSAPTKGFNMEKIRVPLGTSRIITFQVWDVGGQEKLRPLWKSYMRRTDGVVFVVDSAEVERLEEARVELHKIAHSSDNQGIPVLVLANKQDVAHALSVAEVEKHLGLHELYTSTLSHIQGCSAISGLGLQPALEKLYEMILKRKKLLRNGKKKC; encoded by the coding sequence ATGACTATGGGGAATCAGTTGGCACCTGTGCCTCCTTTCCTACCTCACTTGCAGGCTCTGCATGTGGTCGTAGTTGGATTAGATGCAGCTGGCAAAACATCTCTGCTTTACCGTCTGAAGTTTCAGGAGTTTATCAAGAGTGCACCTACCAAGGGCTTCAACATGGAGAAGATCCGGGTGCCACTGGGAACCTCTCGCATCATTACTTTCCAAGTATGGGATGTGGGTGGCCAGGAAAAGCTACGTCCTCTCTGGAAATCCTACATGCGCCGAACAGATGGGGTTGTTTTTGTAGTGGACTCAGCAGAAGTTGAACGTTTGGAAGAGGCTCGAGTTGAATTGCACAAAATTGCCCATTCCTCAGACAACCAGGGAATCCCTGTGCTTGTGCTGGCCAATAAACAGGATGTGGCTCATGCACTCTCTGTAGCTGAGGTAGAGAAGCACCTTGGCTTACATGAACTGTACACTTCAACATTGAGCCACATCCAAGGTTGCAGTGCCATTAGTGGACTAGGCCTCCAGCCAGCCCTGGAAAAACTGTATGAAATGATTCTCAAACGCAAAAAACTCCTTCGTAATGGTAAGAAGAAGTGCTGA